From the Motacilla alba alba isolate MOTALB_02 chromosome Z, Motacilla_alba_V1.0_pri, whole genome shotgun sequence genome, one window contains:
- the ELP1 gene encoding elongator complex protein 1 — protein sequence MRNLRLLRAGGCRSAAATGTPQCFCLGAEPGAVLVGSQYGLVELRPGGDSVSREISLTVDGFLPEDGSGCIVGVEDLPEQESVCVATAAGDILLCSLSTEQVECVGSVDSGLSVMSWSPDQELVLLATGQQTLIMMTRDFEPITEKQIHQDEFGEGKFVALGWGKKETQFHGSEGKQAAHRKQTEVLPTSAWDDGRPRVTWRGDGQFVAVSAVCPESGARKVRVWSRELVLQSTSEPVSGLEQALSWKPSGNLIASTQEKPNRHDVVFLEKNGLLHGEFTLPFQKGQVKVNELLWNADSTILAIWLEDLKVENSNPNTYVQLWTTGNYHWYLKQSLHFGNLEENQLVSLLWDRENLYRLHILCHGWHYLFYDWHWTTDHGLGENSQHMANVAVIDGDKVLVTAFQHAVVPPPMCTYELQLQQAVNQVAFHTDPKHSGDMAILDADNRISVYRYGQSTVNDPSVKLGAVGGNGFKAAVETPYLDKTYRVDVSRSSNEVMNPLGLRFLTWLPDDSFLVVGQGQHAAQSVLHHLTAVPHVAGAEEECLNLRLSVPVDGEVISLYCSPVTKTVALQLTDRRILKYLWEASTPVLEPWRSSSSSAVQFPYHCVQTSITRISGEEVILGLTDRCRFFVNDIEVASNITSFATYNEFLLVTTNSHTCQCFCLKNLSVKALQASLSSAAAPSSETLRKVERGSRIVTVVPQDTKVVLQMPRGNLETIHHRALVLAQIRKWLDRLMFREAFQCMRKLRINLNLLYDHNPKVFLENTETFIRQIDSVNYINLFFTELKDEDFTKSMYPSPNGSSNSQPCQHPDQKKVNLICDVMRVAMEHIDPQKYCLSILTAHVKKSPPELEVALQKVHDLRESITPDVQAVSAEEALKYLLFLVDVNELYDYSLGTYDFDLVVMVAEKSQKDPKEYLPFLNALRKMETNYQRYTIDRHLKRYTKALGHLSKCGPEHFSEFLNLVKDQNLYSEALKLYPSSTQEYKDISDAYGEYLIQKQLYEQAALIFARAGIFAKALDAFQSNGSWQQALCMASRLGYTKDRLSSLAQSMAGKLVEQRRYAEAAILLEQYTQDYEEAVLLLLQGALWEESLRLIHKYGRLDILETNLKPAILEAQKSQLIFLDSQKTAFLRHKSRLQVVRELKEKACENLQDYEVPNCPELELFSETSSVVTASDMNSKYTHSNSRISARSSKNRRKAERKRYSLKEGSPFEDVALLEVLGESVRAVESVKGEIHILLKQLVLFGYDEQAGALQQVLEEVLQLMETSVPEIWTPDLQQSSVSLVLGPNSTANSIMAAYQQKRMMPPVVQDPEVLTPPKFNKNLQWKLHLLQ from the exons ATGAGGAACCTGCGGCTGCTGCGGGCCGGCGGGtgccgctccgccgccgccacGGGCACCCCGCAGTGCTTCTGCCTCGGCGCCGAGCCCGGCGCGGTTCTCGTGGGCTCCCAGTACGGGCTCGTGGAGCTGCGCCCCGGCGGGGACTCG GTGTCAAGAGAAATTTCCCTGACTGTGGATGGGTTCTTGCCTGAGGATGGAAGTGGCTGCATTGTGGGTGTTGAAGATCTTCCAGAGCAGGAGAGTGTGTGTGTTGCTACAGCAGCTGGAGACATCCTACTGTGCAGTCTGAGCACGGAGCAG GTGGAATGTGTTGGAAGTGTGGACAGTGGTCTGAGTGTGATGAGCTGGAGTCCTGACCAAGAGCTTGTTTTGCTTGCAACAG GTCAGCAGACACTCATCATGATGACAAGGGATTTTGAACCAATTACTGAGAAGCAAATCCACCAAGATGAGTTTGGAGAAG GAAAGTTTGTTGCTCTTGGCTGGGGTAAAAAGGAGACACAGTTCCATGGATCAGAAGGGAAACAGGCAGCACATCGCAAACAGACG GAAGTGTTACCAACATCAGCCTGGGATGATGGCAGGCCTCGGGTGACATGGAGAGGGGACGGACAGTTTGTTGCAGTGAGTGCTGTCTGTCCAGAGTCAG GTGCTCGGAAGGTCCGGGTGTGGAGCAGAGAGCTTGTGCTGCAGTCAACAAGTGAGCCTGTCTCAGGATTAGAACAAGCACTGTCCTGGAA GCCCTCAGGAAACCTGATAGCATCTACACAAGAAAAACCCAACCGACatgatgtggtttttttggaaaagaatGGACTTCTTCATGGAGAATTCACCCTCCCTTTCCAGAAAGGGCAGGTCAAA GTTAATGAACTGCTTTGGAATGCAGATTCTACAATCCTGGCTATATGGCTGGAAGACCTGAAGGTGGAAAACTCCAACCCAAACACTTATG ttcaGCTGTGGACCACAGGGAACTATCACTGGTACCTAAAGCAAAGTCTACACTTCGGTAACTTGGAGGAAAATCAGTTGGTGTCGCTGCTATGGGACCGAGAGAACCTGTATAGACTACATATACTCTGCCATGGCTGGCATTACCTCTTCTATGACTGGCACTGGACCACAGACCATGGGCTGGGGGAGAACAGTCAACATATGGCAAATGTGGCTGTTATAGATGGAG aTAAAGTTCTTGTCACAGCCTTCCAGCATGCTGTGGTGCCTCCACCCATGTGTACCTATGAGCTCCAGCTCCAACAGGCAGTTAATCAGGTTGCATTTCACACAGATCCCAAACATAGTGGGGACATGGCTATCCTGGATGCTGATAACAGGATCTCTGTGTACAGATATG GACAGAGTACAGTGAATGACCCTTCTGTCAAGCTTGGAGCTGTGggaggaaatggctttaaagcAGCTGTAGAAACACCGTACCTGGATAAAACCTACAG AGTTGatgtgagcaggagcagcaatgaAGTGATGAATCCTCTGGGGCTCCGTTTTCTCACCTGGCTGCCAGATGACAGCTTCCTGGTTGTTGGTCAAGGTCAGCATGCTGCTCAGTCTGTCCTTCACCATCTGACTGCAGTGCCTCACGTGGCTGGAGCTGAAGAAGAGTGCCTGAATTTACG CTTGTCAGTGCCTGTAGATGGAGAGGTGATCAGCCTGTACTGCAGCCCAGTGACCAAAACTGTAGCTCTGCAGCTGACTGATAGACGGATCCTAAAATACCTGTGGG AGGCTTCTACTCCAGTCCTTGAGCCCTGGCGGAGTAGCAGTAGCTCTGCAGTTCAGTTCCCCTACCATTGTGTGCAGACTTCCATCACGAGGATCAGTGGTGAA gaGGTGATCTTGGGCCTCACGGATCGATGCCGGTTTTTTGTTAATGATATTGAG GTTGCTTCTAACATCACATCATTCGCAACATACAATGAGTTTTTGTTGGTGACAACCAATTCGCACACCTGTCAGTGCTTCTGCTTGAAGAACTTGTCAGTGAAGG CCCTCCAGGCTagcctgagcagtgctgctgcacccAGCAGTGAGACCCTGCGGAAGGTGGAGCGAGGTTCACGTATCGTCACCGTCGTTCCCCAGGACACAAAGGTTGTGCTGCAG ATGCCAAGAGGAAATCTGGAGACCATTCACCACCGCGCTCTGGTTCTTGCCCAGATTCGGAAGTGGCTAGACAG GCTTATGTTCAGGGAAGCTTTTCAGTGTATGAGGAAGCTGCGAATCAACCTCAATCTTCTCTATGACCACAATCCCAAG GTatttctggaaaacacagaaacctTTATCAGGCAAATAGATTCTGTGAACTATATCAACTTGTTTTTCACAGAACTGAA AGATGAAGATTTCACGAAGAGTATGTACCCATCTCCGAATGGTAGCAGTAACAGCCAGCCATGCCAGCATCCTGATCAGAAAAAAGTAAACCTCATATGTGACGTGATGAGAGTTGCCATGGAACACATTGACCCTCAAAA atACTGCCTATCGATACTGACAGCACATGTGAAGAAAAGTCCTCCAGAACTGGAAGTTGCTCTCCAGAAGGTTCATGATCTTCGAG AAAGCATTACGCCGGATGTCCAAGCTGTGAGTGCAGAAGAAGCACTAAAGTACCTGCTTTTCCTTGTGGATGTCAATGAATTGTATGATTATTCCTTGGGGACGTATGATTTTGATTTAGTCGTCATGGTGGCAGAAAAGTCTCAAAAG GACCCAAAAGAATACTTGCCCTTCTTAAATGCCCTCCGGAAGATGGAAACCAATTATCAGCGATATACAATAGACAGACACTTGAAGAGATACACAAAAGCTCTTGGCCACCTCAGCAAATGTG gTCCTGAACACTTCTCTGAATTTCTGAACTTGGTGAAGGATCAGAATCTGTATTCTGAGGCCTTGAAGCTGTATCCCTCTAGCACTCAGGAGTACAAG GATATCAGTGATGCATATGGGGAGTACTTGATTCAGAAGCAGCTGTATGAACAGGCTGCATTGATATTTGCTCGTGCTGGCATCTTTGCAAAAGCACTTGATGCTTTTCAGAGCAATGGCAGCTGGCAACAAGCCCTGTGCATGGCATCACGGCTTGGTTACACAAAGGATAGgctgtccagcctggcacagagcatgGCAG GAAAACTAGTTGAACAGAGAAGGTACGCAGAGGCAGCCATACTCCTGGAGCAGTACACTCAG GACTATGAAGAGGCTGTTCTCCTGCTCTTACAAGGGGCTCtttgggaagagtctttgaGACTG ATTCACAAGTATGGTAGGCTGGATATCTTGGAAACCAACTTGAAGCCTGCTATTTTGGAAG CTCAGAAAAGTCAGCTGATCTTCCTAGATtcccagaaaacagcatttcttcgCCATAAGAGTCGCCTGCAAGTGGTGCgagagctgaaggagaaggcCTGTGAGAACCTGCAGG ATTATGAAGTGCCAAATTGCCCAGAATTGGAGCTTTTCTCTGAAACCAGCAGTGTTGTGACAGCCAGTGACATGAACAGCAAATATACACACAGCAATTCAAGAATATCAGC GCGATCCTCAAAGAACCGACGCAAGGCAGAGCGTAAGAGATACAGCCTTAAGGAGGGGAGTCCTTTCGAAGATGTTGCCCTTCTGGAAGTCCTGGGAGAGAGTGTCCGTGCTGTTGAGTCTGTGAAAG GAGAGATACACATCCTTCTGAAGCAGCTTGTGCTCTTTGGTTATGATGAGCAAGCTGGGGCACTGCAGCAAGTCCTGGAAGAGGTTTTGCAGTTGATGGAGACCTCAGTCCCAGAAATCTGGACTCCAGACCTGCAACAGAGCTCTGTCAGCCTG